The window GGGCCCGCGAGAGGGCGTAGTGGCCCTGGCGGAGCCGGGTGGCCACCCGCCGGCTGGCGATATACCAGTCCACCTGGAAGCGGTCTGTGGGCAGGCCCCGGTTCAGGGCATCATGCAGCTCGCCGTAGACGTTGCGCAGGTAGGTGTTGCACACCGCGCCCAGCTTGGCGATGTTGAAGTAGGCGTTGCGGCTCTCCAGGGGATCATAGGTCCAGGTGATCAGGCGGAGGCCCTGGTTGCGGACTGCTTCTCGCTGCGCCAGCTTGAGCTGGTAGCCGACGCCTTTGTCCTGCCATTCGGGGAGCACCCCCAGCTGATGCGAGCAGTGCTTGAGCTTGACAGCGGCGGGGGCCTCCCGGCCGCGACGCTCGTCGGTCCCCAGGAAGCCGAAGACGAAGCCCACCAGCTGCCCCCCGGCGAAGGCGCCCAGGAGCACCCCGCCGTTGTGCGCGGCCGTGATCAGCACGTGGGCGGGCACCACGTCCAGATCCTCTGAGCCCCAGATCCGGCGCTGGAGCTCGATGCAGGCCTCGATCTCCTCCAGCGTGCGCAGCGGTCGGATCTCGATCTCCATCCGATCGCCCCTCCGTCGGGCAGCGAAGCGCGATTACCTCATTCCAGATTGTAACACGCAGGAGTTTGGGGTCGGGACGGATGCGGAAGGATCAGTCCGGGAGGACGGAGAGCCAGAGGGCCAGCCCCTCCATCTCCTCCCGGGAGGCCGGCGCGGTCCCTTCGGCGCGCTCCGAGGGCCACAGGAGCGGGCCTCCGCAGAAGGGGCAGAGGGGGGAGATCCCGCTCTCGACGAAACCGGGGGCTTCCTCCGTGGCTCCCACGACCCATTCCTCCGGGCGCGTCCGGCGCACCCGCATCCCTTCGTGGGCCCGGCAAGCGATCCGTTCGCAGAACAGCACGGTCTCTTCGGACATCGACATGGGCTCCTCGCTTCACAGCGTCGGGCGATCCATGGCCATAAGAGGCGCAGCGGCGCTGCGCTCCTCCATTGTCCCGCGGATCGCCGCCGCTGTCGAACCCGGGGGAGCGGCCGGGGTCGGGGTCTTGACGCCTCGCGTGGGGAGCGTTAAGATGAAAGCGGCGATTAGAACAAATGTTCTAAAGGAGGTCTCCATGGCCTGGCATCGGTGGGTGAGCGTTCTGCCGGAGCGCCAGGGTCTTTCGCCGGGTCGTGAGGAGGCGGGGAAGGCGGCGGCTCCGGAAGGGATGGAAGAGCCGATGGGGATCGGGCTGGGGGTGCCGCTCGTGGTCGGGCTGATGATGGCCGGGGGCTGGCTGGCCCTGGAGTGGTTCAACTACTCCGCCTCCCAGTATGCCCTTACGGTCTTCTTCGGGAACCTGATGGCCGATGGGTTGTCCTGGGCGGTGTTGCTGGCGCTGGGGCTGTGGCTGGTGGATCTCTCGGGCCTGCTCTACCTCTCGCTCCCCAGCGAGCGGGAGAAGCCGGGGTTCTGGTATGTGCTGGTGGCCTGGTTGCTCGCCTCGGGGGCCAACGCCCTCCTGAAGTGGTGGGCGGTGACC is drawn from Thermoflexus hugenholtzii and contains these coding sequences:
- a CDS encoding GNAT family N-acetyltransferase encodes the protein MEIEIRPLRTLEEIEACIELQRRIWGSEDLDVVPAHVLITAAHNGGVLLGAFAGGQLVGFVFGFLGTDERRGREAPAAVKLKHCSHQLGVLPEWQDKGVGYQLKLAQREAVRNQGLRLITWTYDPLESRNAYFNIAKLGAVCNTYLRNVYGELHDALNRGLPTDRFQVDWYIASRRVATRLRQGHYALSRALFEQAGAVLVNPCRFDDRGLPIPPETFQTPDVAFWLVEIPHRFQEVKRQDPGLARAWRFHTRELFETAFALGYLVVDFVREQEPGGPPRSFYALVRAHLTGTEPWSIFARDLVDLRDAE